One region of Parambassis ranga chromosome 21, fParRan2.1, whole genome shotgun sequence genomic DNA includes:
- the sec22a gene encoding vesicle-trafficking protein SEC22a, with protein sequence MSMVVFASVVRVVDGLPLSASTDYEQDKELQETKKHLKGLSKKLSQFPDRCTLRTGPYNVNFTSSLGVGYLMVCTANYPNVLAFCFLDELQKEFIVTYDTKQISSAVRPYSFIEFDTFIQKTKQRYNNPRSLSTKINLADMQTEIKLRPPYQLSPEDLRALNGFSVHTPSKYKGIAPTQMLEPVTLPGIVSCVLSVLCGGLNLLRGVHAIESILQNDDEDFNYVIAFFLGTAACLYQCYLFAYFSVWRNSKSFLAFALICLSNMYLYELRNMWQILFHVAVGAFMTLQIRLRQPMGKAPDYTV encoded by the exons ATGTCGATGGTGGTGTTTGCTTCCGTGGTTCGGGTGGTGGATGGCCTGCCTCTTTCTGCATCCACTGACTATGAGCAGGACAAAGAGCTTCAGGAAACAAAGAAGCACCTCAAAGGTCTCTCCAAGAAGCTCAGCCAGTTCCCTGACCGCTGCACACTGAGGACTGGGCCATACAATGTCAA TTTCACAAGCTCACTGGGTGTTGGATACCTGATGGTTTGCACTGCAAACTACCCCAATGTGCTGGCCTTCTGCTTCCTGGACGAGCTGCAGAAGGAGTTTATTGTCACCTATGACACCAAGCAAATCAGCAGCGCAGTGCGGCCATACTCATTTATTGAATTCG ACACCTTCATCCAGAAGACCAAACAGCGCTATAACAACCCGCGCTCCCTGTCCACCAAGATCAACCTGGCTGACATGCAGACAGAGATCAAGCTGCGACCGCCCTACCAGCTCTCCCCTGAGGACCTGCGAGCTCTCAATGGATTCTCGGTGCACACACCCTCTAAATACAAGGGCATAG CTCCCACGCAGATGTTGGAGCCGGTGACACTCCCAGGCATTGTATCCTGTGTGCTCAGTGTCCTCTGTGGAGGGCTGAACCTGCTGAGAGGAGTCCATGCTATAGAGAGCATACTACAG aATGACGATGAAGACTTTAATTATGTGATTGCCTTCTTCCTCGGCACAGCAGCCTGTCTGTATCAG TGCTACCTGTTTGCCTACTTCTCTGTCTGGCGGAATAGTAAATCCTTCCTTGCATTTGCACTCATCTGTCTGTCCAACATGTATCTATAtgaactgaggaacatgtggcAGATCCTCTTCCACGTGGCCGTGGGTGCTTTCATGACACTGCAAATCAGACTGAGACAACCGATGGGCAAAGCACCCGACTACACAGTCTGA